One genomic segment of Gossypium arboreum isolate Shixiya-1 chromosome 3, ASM2569848v2, whole genome shotgun sequence includes these proteins:
- the LOC108475984 gene encoding sulfhydryl oxidase 2-like isoform X1 encodes MSLVHWILILNLWILKANSLQAGSRVVLREIGHNIVGGSDPKDYAVELNATNFDAVLKDTPATYAIVEFFAHWCPACRNYKHHYENVAKLFNGPNAVHPGIVLMTRVDCALKINSKLCDKFSVSHYPMLFWGPPTKFFAGWSSNQAKSKLRVIDDGRTAERLLNWINKQIGSSYGLEDEKFENEHLSSNISDPGQIARAVYDVEEATATAFDIILEHKMIKSETRAPLIKFLQLLVAHHPSRRCRKGSAEVLVNFDDLCPLDMWSSDKHDVDTSNMIGVLRNFHICGKDVPRGYWMFCRGSKNDTRGFSCGLWVLMHSLSVRIEDGESQTAFTSICDFIHNFFICQECRQHFYEMCSSVKGPFTKARDFALWLWSAHNEVNERLMKEEASLKTGDPKFPKIIWPPKQLCPSCHHSRGPKDKGGSQIDWKRDEVFKFLISYYGNTLVSLYKEKGLLVGDGTTVILEDSSTNAVVVPVGAALAIALASCAFGALACYWRSQQKNRKYYHQLHSLKNI; translated from the exons ATGTCTCTTGTACATTGGATTCTGATTTTGAACCTTTGGATCTTAAAGGCAAACTCGTTGCAAGCGGGATCGCGGGTGGTACTTCGTGAGATTGGTCATAACATCGTCGGTGGTAGTGATCCCAAGGACTACGCCGTTGAATTGAACGCCACGAATTTCGATGCTGTTCTCAAGGACACTCCTGCTACTTACGCTATAGTCGAATTCTTCGCTCATTG GTGCCCTGCTTGCAGAAATTACAAG CACCATTATGAAAATGTTGCAAAGCTTTTCAATGGACCCAATGCCGTGCATCCTGGAATTGTATTGATGACTAGAGTAGACTGTGCATTAAAG ATAAATAGCAAACTTTGTGATAAGTTTTCTGTGAGTCACTATCCTATGCTATTTTGGGGTCCTCCTACAAAGTTTTTTGCTGGCTGGAGCTCTAATCAAGCGAAAAGTAAATTACGTGTAATTGATGATGGGCGGACAGCCGAACGCTTGCTTAATTGGATCAATAAGCAAATAGGCAG TTCATATGGTCTGGAAGATGAAAAATTTGAAAACGAGCATCTTTCATCAAATATATCGGATCCTGGACAG atTGCTCGAGCTGTGTATGACGTGGAGGAGGCAACTGCAACTGCCTTTGACATAATTCTAGAACATAAG ATGATTAAATCAGAAACTCGAGCTCCACTCATAAAATTCCTTCAACTTTTAGTGGCCCATCATCCTTCCAGGAG GTGTCGGAAAGGAAGCGCAGAAGTACTTGTCAACTTTGATGACTTGTGCCCATTAGATATGTGGTCATCAGACAAGCATGATGTTGACACCAGTAACATGATAGGGGTGCTACGCAATTTCCATATTTGTGGAAAGGATGTTCCCCGTGGATATTGG ATGTTTTGTCGTGGCAGCAAGAACGATACCCGGGGCTTTAG TTGTGGTTTATGGGTTTTAATGCATTCCCTCTCTGTGAGGATTGAGGATGGAGAGAGCCAGACTGCATTTACATCTATCTGTGATTTTATTCACAACTTCTTTATTTGTCAGGAGTGCCGTCAACATTTTTATGAGATGTGTTCAAG TGTTAAAGGTCCTTTCACAAAAGCCCGTGACTTTGCCCTTTGGTTGTGGAGTGCACATAATGAAGTTAATGAAAGATTAATGAAGGAAGAAGCATCTCTAAAAACCGGAGATCCCAAGTTCCCAAAGATTATTTGGCCTCCAAAACAGCTTTGTCCTTCATGTCATCATTCCCGAGGTCCCAAAGATAAAGGAGGCAGTCAGATCGATTGGAAGCGGGATGAAGTATTCAAGTTCTTAATTAGTTATTATGGGAATACACTTGTATCTTTGTACAAAGAAAAGGGTCTTCTAGTGGGTGATGGAACCACTGTTATTCTGGAAGATTCATCAACAAACGCAGTTGTGGTGCCAGTTGGGGCTGCATTGGCTATTGCTCTTGCTAGCTGTGCATTTGGAGCACTTGCTTGCTACTGGCGTTCCCAGCAGAAGAATCGGAAGTATTACCACCAACTACACTCTTTAAAGAACATATGA
- the LOC108475984 gene encoding sulfhydryl oxidase 2-like isoform X2: MSLVHWILILNLWILKANSLQAGSRVVLREIGHNIVGGSDPKDYAVELNATNFDAVLKDTPATYAIVEFFAHWCPACRNYKHHYENVAKLFNGPNAVHPGIVLMTRVDCALKINSKLCDKFSVSHYPMLFWGPPTKFFAGWSSNQAKSKLRVIDDGRTAERLLNWINKQIGSSYGLEDEKFENEHLSSNISDPGQIARAVYDVEEATATAFDIILEHKMIKSETRAPLIKFLQLLVAHHPSRRCRKGSAEVLVNFDDLCPLDMWSSDKHDVDTSNMIGVLRNFHICGKDVPRGYWMFCRGSKNDTRGFSCGLWVLMHSLSVRIEDGESQTAFTSICDFIHNFFICQECRQHFYEMCSSVKGPFTKARDFALWLWSAHNEVNERLMKEEASLKTGDPKFPKIIWPPKQLCPSCHHSRGPKDKGGSQIDWKRDEVFKFLISYYGNTLVSLYKEKGLLVGDGTTVILEDSSTNAVVVPVGAALAIALASCAFGALACYWRSQQKNRKPRRSWS, encoded by the exons ATGTCTCTTGTACATTGGATTCTGATTTTGAACCTTTGGATCTTAAAGGCAAACTCGTTGCAAGCGGGATCGCGGGTGGTACTTCGTGAGATTGGTCATAACATCGTCGGTGGTAGTGATCCCAAGGACTACGCCGTTGAATTGAACGCCACGAATTTCGATGCTGTTCTCAAGGACACTCCTGCTACTTACGCTATAGTCGAATTCTTCGCTCATTG GTGCCCTGCTTGCAGAAATTACAAG CACCATTATGAAAATGTTGCAAAGCTTTTCAATGGACCCAATGCCGTGCATCCTGGAATTGTATTGATGACTAGAGTAGACTGTGCATTAAAG ATAAATAGCAAACTTTGTGATAAGTTTTCTGTGAGTCACTATCCTATGCTATTTTGGGGTCCTCCTACAAAGTTTTTTGCTGGCTGGAGCTCTAATCAAGCGAAAAGTAAATTACGTGTAATTGATGATGGGCGGACAGCCGAACGCTTGCTTAATTGGATCAATAAGCAAATAGGCAG TTCATATGGTCTGGAAGATGAAAAATTTGAAAACGAGCATCTTTCATCAAATATATCGGATCCTGGACAG atTGCTCGAGCTGTGTATGACGTGGAGGAGGCAACTGCAACTGCCTTTGACATAATTCTAGAACATAAG ATGATTAAATCAGAAACTCGAGCTCCACTCATAAAATTCCTTCAACTTTTAGTGGCCCATCATCCTTCCAGGAG GTGTCGGAAAGGAAGCGCAGAAGTACTTGTCAACTTTGATGACTTGTGCCCATTAGATATGTGGTCATCAGACAAGCATGATGTTGACACCAGTAACATGATAGGGGTGCTACGCAATTTCCATATTTGTGGAAAGGATGTTCCCCGTGGATATTGG ATGTTTTGTCGTGGCAGCAAGAACGATACCCGGGGCTTTAG TTGTGGTTTATGGGTTTTAATGCATTCCCTCTCTGTGAGGATTGAGGATGGAGAGAGCCAGACTGCATTTACATCTATCTGTGATTTTATTCACAACTTCTTTATTTGTCAGGAGTGCCGTCAACATTTTTATGAGATGTGTTCAAG TGTTAAAGGTCCTTTCACAAAAGCCCGTGACTTTGCCCTTTGGTTGTGGAGTGCACATAATGAAGTTAATGAAAGATTAATGAAGGAAGAAGCATCTCTAAAAACCGGAGATCCCAAGTTCCCAAAGATTATTTGGCCTCCAAAACAGCTTTGTCCTTCATGTCATCATTCCCGAGGTCCCAAAGATAAAGGAGGCAGTCAGATCGATTGGAAGCGGGATGAAGTATTCAAGTTCTTAATTAGTTATTATGGGAATACACTTGTATCTTTGTACAAAGAAAAGGGTCTTCTAGTGGGTGATGGAACCACTGTTATTCTGGAAGATTCATCAACAAACGCAGTTGTGGTGCCAGTTGGGGCTGCATTGGCTATTGCTCTTGCTAGCTGTGCATTTGGAGCACTTGCTTGCTACTGGCGTTCCCAGCAGAAGAATCGGAA GCCAAGGAGAAGCTGGAGTTAA
- the LOC108475986 gene encoding uncharacterized protein LOC108475986 isoform X2 produces the protein MGDHFVLLVDRLLTESTLEAAIGSRNGSLQATASTVDDTKVFGSSTTVDLSSPRKIVECRICQDEDEDSNMETPCSCCGSLEYAHRRCVQRWCNEKGNTTCEICHQQFKPGYTVPPPLFQLRHLPMNLRANWDIYRRELNDSRFIAVVSTDRHYDEYSVSTTRSSIYYRTVAIVFMLLLILRHTLPVILTGSNEYTFQLFTLLLLPIVGIILPIYLMVKAVSALRHRRQQQEAPNSLFTQSDEETEHSIMQAQPHIVNIL, from the exons ATGGGGGATCATTTTGTATTACTAGTGGATCGGTTGTTGACAGAATCCACACTGGAAGCTGCAATCGGTAGCAGGAACGGGTCTTTGCAGGCCACTGCATCAACAGTTGATGACACGAAGGTATTCGGTTCTTCAACAACGGTGGATTTGTCATCCCCGAGGAAAATTGTGGAATGCAGGATATGCCAAGATGAGGATGAAGATTCAAACATGGAGACCCCTTGCTCTTGTTGTGGCAGCTTGGAG TATGCTCATCGAAGATGTGTACAAAGATGGTGCAATGAGAAGGGCAACACTACCTGCGAAATATGCCATCAG CAATTCAAGCCTGGCTATACCGTACCACCTCCTCTGTTTCAACTCAGGCATCTTCCAATGAATCTGAG GGCAAACTGGGATATCTATAGGAGGGAGTTAAATGATTCTCGCTTTATAGCAGTTGTATCAACAGATCGCCACTATGATGAATATTCAGTTTCAACTACAAGAAGCTCGATATATTACCGAACAGTTGCTATAGTG TTCATGCTTCTTTTGATTTTACGACATACTCTTCCTGTCATACTTACTGGAAGCAATGAGTACACTTTCCAATTGTTTACG TTGCTATTACTTCCGATTGTTGGGATTATCCTGCCAATATATTTGATGGTGAAAGCAGTAAGTGCCCTCCGCCACCGCCGGCAACAACAG GAGGCTCCAAATTCATTGTTTACTCAATCAGATGAAGAAACTGAGCATTCTATCATGCAAGCTCAACCTCACATAGTCAACATCCTTTGA
- the LOC108475986 gene encoding uncharacterized protein LOC108475986 isoform X1 codes for MGDHFVLLVDRLLTESTLEAAIGSRNGSLQATASTVDDTKVFGSSTTVDLSSPRKIVECRICQDEDEDSNMETPCSCCGSLEYAHRRCVQRWCNEKGNTTCEICHQQFKPGYTVPPPLFQLRHLPMNLRANWDIYRRELNDSRFIAVVSTDRHYDEYSVSTTRSSIYYRTVAIVFMLLLILRHTLPVILTGSNEYTFQLFTVSFVLVFEDIDRLPVYKLALSHVVQLLLLPIVGIILPIYLMVKAVSALRHRRQQQEAPNSLFTQSDEETEHSIMQAQPHIVNIL; via the exons ATGGGGGATCATTTTGTATTACTAGTGGATCGGTTGTTGACAGAATCCACACTGGAAGCTGCAATCGGTAGCAGGAACGGGTCTTTGCAGGCCACTGCATCAACAGTTGATGACACGAAGGTATTCGGTTCTTCAACAACGGTGGATTTGTCATCCCCGAGGAAAATTGTGGAATGCAGGATATGCCAAGATGAGGATGAAGATTCAAACATGGAGACCCCTTGCTCTTGTTGTGGCAGCTTGGAG TATGCTCATCGAAGATGTGTACAAAGATGGTGCAATGAGAAGGGCAACACTACCTGCGAAATATGCCATCAG CAATTCAAGCCTGGCTATACCGTACCACCTCCTCTGTTTCAACTCAGGCATCTTCCAATGAATCTGAG GGCAAACTGGGATATCTATAGGAGGGAGTTAAATGATTCTCGCTTTATAGCAGTTGTATCAACAGATCGCCACTATGATGAATATTCAGTTTCAACTACAAGAAGCTCGATATATTACCGAACAGTTGCTATAGTG TTCATGCTTCTTTTGATTTTACGACATACTCTTCCTGTCATACTTACTGGAAGCAATGAGTACACTTTCCAATTGTTTACGGTAAGTTTTGTTCTTGTATTTGAAGATATTGATCGACTTCCAGTGTATAAACTAGCGCTGTCACACGTTGTACAGTTGCTATTACTTCCGATTGTTGGGATTATCCTGCCAATATATTTGATGGTGAAAGCAGTAAGTGCCCTCCGCCACCGCCGGCAACAACAG GAGGCTCCAAATTCATTGTTTACTCAATCAGATGAAGAAACTGAGCATTCTATCATGCAAGCTCAACCTCACATAGTCAACATCCTTTGA